Part of the Kitasatospora sp. NBC_00374 genome is shown below.
CGGCTTGACCTGGTACGGGCTCGGCGGCGGGACATCGGCCGCGGCGGCCCGGGAGGTGGACGCGGCGGCGCCAGCCAGAACGGCGCCGGCGGTGCCCGCCAGCAGTGAGCGGCGGGCCAGCCGGTGAGTGGACATCATGGAATCTCCCCCGTACGACGGTCGGACCTTCGTCCGACGATTTCATGATCCTAAGCCGCGGACCCGGGAGCGCGGGGCCCGATCCGTGAGAGCGTCGGGCCACTCCCCCGGACGCGGTTCCCCCGGCGCGGCAGAGCCGCCGCCCGCCTCGCACCTGCCTACGGTGAGGGGATGAAGATCCTCGCCTACGGCGTCCAGGCAGACGAGCGACCGCTCCTGGAGAGCGCCTTCGAAGGCCGCCACGAGCTGCGCAGCCTGGCGGTCTTCCTCAACCGCGACACGGCCCCGCTGGCCGCCGGCCACCCGGCGGTCAGCAGCAGCGTCAACTCCGTGCTGGACGCCGGCACCCTCCGCCTGCTCGCCGCCGGCGGGACCGGGCTCGTCGCACAGCGCTCCACCGGATTCAACAACATCGACCTCGAAGCCGCCGCCGAACTCGGCCTGACCGTCGCCCGCGTCTCGGAGTACAGCCCCCACTCGGTCGCCGAACACGCCTGGACACTCGCCCTGGCCGTCAACCGGCATCTCGCCCGGGCGAGCAACCGCTCGCGCGAGTTCGACTTCCGGCTGGACGGCCTGCTGGGACGCGACATCCACGGAATGACCGTCGGTGTGGTCGGCACCGGGAAGATCGGTACCTGCTTCGCCCGGATCGCCCACGGCTTCGGTACCAGCCTGCTCGGCTGGGACATCGCAGCGAGCCCGGCCTGCCTCGCCCTCGGCATGGAGTACGTCGAACTCGCCGAACTCCTCGCCCGCAGTGACCTGATCAGCCTGCACGTGCCGCTGGTGCCCGCCACCCACCATCTCGTCGACGCCGCCGCCCTCGCCCGGATGAAGGACGACGCGATCCTGGTGAACTCCAGCCGCGGCGGCCTGGTCGACACCGCCGCCCTGGTCGAGACCCTGCGCGCCGGACGGCTCTCCGGCGTCGGGCTGGACGTCTACGAGGAGGAGACCGGCGTCTTCTTCTACGACCGCTCCCTGGTGGGCATCACCGACGACGTCCTGGCCCGGCTGGTCACCTTCCCCCAGGTGCTGGTCACCTCGCACCAGGCCTACTTCACCCGTACGGCCGTCGGCCAGATCATCGCCGCCACCGCCCGCAACGTCGACGACTTCGCCGCGGGCCGGACCAACGAGAACACCCTCGTCCCGGCCGCCGGCTCCTGAACGACCGTTGGCTCCCGAACCCCGGTCCGGCACCGTCATCGGCGCCCGACCCGGCCCGGCGCGCGGACCGCGAAGCCCGGGCAGACGCCTGAGCGCGCGGTCCGCGCGGTGGTCGGGCGGTGATCACGCCGCCCTGGCCGACGTCAGGAACTCGTGAGGATGACGAGTTGCCGGGTCGCCCGGGTCATCGCGACATAGCGGTCGACCGCTCCTGCGACACCCGTACCGAACGTCTCCGGATCGATGAGGACGACCAGGTCGAACTCGAGCCCCTTCGACAGCCCCGGGGTCAGCGACCGGACCCGGGACGTCGCCCGGAACGTGCCATCACCGAGGTCACCGGCGCTGATGACGCAGGCGGTCCCCTCGGCATGCTCGGCGAGCCAGGTGTCGAGGATCGAGTCCAGATCCGAGACGGACCCGTGCACCACGGGGATGCCGCTGCTGCGGACGGAGGTCGGCACGTTGGCGTCCGGG
Proteins encoded:
- a CDS encoding 2-hydroxyacid dehydrogenase, whose product is MKILAYGVQADERPLLESAFEGRHELRSLAVFLNRDTAPLAAGHPAVSSSVNSVLDAGTLRLLAAGGTGLVAQRSTGFNNIDLEAAAELGLTVARVSEYSPHSVAEHAWTLALAVNRHLARASNRSREFDFRLDGLLGRDIHGMTVGVVGTGKIGTCFARIAHGFGTSLLGWDIAASPACLALGMEYVELAELLARSDLISLHVPLVPATHHLVDAAALARMKDDAILVNSSRGGLVDTAALVETLRAGRLSGVGLDVYEEETGVFFYDRSLVGITDDVLARLVTFPQVLVTSHQAYFTRTAVGQIIAATARNVDDFAAGRTNENTLVPAAGS